The Strigops habroptila isolate Jane chromosome 13, bStrHab1.2.pri, whole genome shotgun sequence genome contains a region encoding:
- the ZNF335 gene encoding zinc finger protein 335 isoform X2, whose product MEENAVQSSSDAAPQAAREEPSESGLGVGTSEAVSADSSDAASAPGPLSRADDTGVGQSSDSSGVSLEEVSESSSSTDAIPRIYLPDSSSVAQSTLVSSVSTVSQSIMVSESPQVLVHSSVITDGTTVVSDSTASTSSDLGSAIDKIIESTIGPDIIQSCIAVTSAEDGGAETTQYLILHGPDDGAPIVSQMATSALANSLAIEAVADGPTSTCLDQPGPSDPSEQLEVLELPAQPGQAQEVDGEEELDQPDMETLEEMMEVVVVQQFKCKMCQYKSISKKTLINHMKERHFQPGSAVALKKGHPQKGESVPKTTEEEVPEEEDDDDIMDAGAIDDPEEDSDYNPAEDEPHGRQPKFSRSVPTSSEERPRRRPGRPRKCPRLEDVPQDVPEGGDTEPLVTSQSTPSRELQNSEAASSSGLENGTSESLAEPSISQSDSENKDPSSNMSPEEADVLPRRRGRPSRRFLGKKYRKYMGRRYYYKSPKPLMRPYLCRICGSRFLTHDDLRFHVNSHEANNPQLFKCLQCSYRSRRWSSLKEHMFNHAGSKPYKCEECNYTSVYKKDVIRHSTVHSRDRKKRADPPPKLNSFPCPVCNRIYPMQKRLTQHMKTHSTEKPHMCDKCGKSFKKRYTFKMHLLTHIQAIANRRFKCEFCDYVCEDKKVLLNHQLSHMNDKPYKCSFCKYSTFREDFLVSHMAVKHTGGKPFACEFCHFTTKHKKNLRLHVHCRHAESFEEWAKMHPEEPPCRRRPFFTLQQIEELKQQHSQVQAPAEPEASPPEPVGPATYRTVQALAGAEPPILSQDSLGGATIIYEQDVAGSAELATQTALDLLLNMSTQRELATGSLQVAVVKQDDSGEAPVSCEPQAQEEGEEADSKEQQQQKLLTLHMVEPGETLVQEAYEEATLDGSELQQITIPFGGTTEYSIITPISEEIQAPGTLYSEEEGPVETSEAVVVSEAVMAEEDLKGRSNPCLVSPSAAGSQFQHAEPLGDAAFPSPAERQEADVKWPLVQCVTSQLQKDSALSPASEGQESSSPKVKWPALQGTAKKLSCKVSTAKKLSCKISTAKKFSCKICTAMFTGRAEMESHKRAHVGPSTFKCPDCPFTAALWPEVRSHMVQHASLRPHKCSHCSFASKNKKDLRRHMLTHTNEKPFACPVCGQRFNRNGHLKFHMQRLHSSEGKRPGAPAAAAPQTIILKSEEDTLATLQTALQSGQAVLAPERLQQALGQEHIIVTQGQSVASQEEAAYIQEITTADGQTVQHLVTSDNQVQYIIAQDSVQHLLPHEYVVVPGGHHIQVQDGQITHIQYEQGSQFLQEPQDLPVLSSPQIQYMPVSPEQQLVTQAQLEAAAHSAVSAVADAAMAQAQGVFTAEAAAEQMQQLQEGIHYDVITLTD is encoded by the exons ATGGAGGAGAATGCGGTGCAGAGCAGCAGCGACGCGGCCCCGCAGGCGGCGCGGGAGGAGCCCTCCGAGAGCGGGCTGGGCGTCGGGACCTCGGAGGCCGTGTCAGCGGACAGCAGCGACGCTGCCTCGGCCCCCGGACCCCTCTCCCGAGCGGACGACACCGGCGTGGGCCAGAGCTCCGACAGCAGCGGGGTCTCCTTG GAAGAGGTGTcagagagcagctccagcacagatGCCATTCCCCGGATTTACCTGCCAGATTCATCCTCTGTCGCCCAGTCCACCTTGGTCTCCAGTGTCTCCACTGTGAGCCAGTCCATCATGGTGTCAGAGTCCCCACAAGTCCTGGTACATTCCAGTGTCATCACTGACGGAACCACTGTCGTGTCGGACTCCACTGCGTCCACCTCCTCGGACCTGGGTTCTGCCATTGACAAAATCATCGAGTCCACGATCGGGCCTGACATCATCCAGA gcTGCATTGCCGTGACCAGTGCAGAGGATGGTGGGGCAGAGACTACCCAGTACCTCATCCTGCACGGCCCTGATGATG GTGCCCCCATAGTGTCTCAGATGGCCACTTCTGCACTGGCTAATAGCTTGGCGATAGAAGCTGTTGCTGATGGACCGACCTCCACATGCCTTGACCAGCCCGGCCCTTCAGACCCTTCTGAGCAGCTGGAAGTGctggagctgccagcacagccaggtCAGGCCCAAGAGGTGGATGGTGAGGAGGAGCTGGACCAGCCGGACATGGAGACCCTGGAAGAGAtgatggaggtggtggtggtgcagcAGTTCAAGTGCAAGATGTGTCAGTACAAGAGCATCTCCAAGAAAACGCTGATTAACCACATGAAAGAGCGGCACTTCCAGCCAG GTTCAGCTGTGGCTTTGAAGAAAGGACATCCACAAAAGGGGGAATCTGTGCCAAAGACTACGGAGGAGGAGGTCccagaagaggaagatgatgatgatatCATGGATGCTGGTGCTATCGATGACCCTGAAG AGGACAGTGACTACAACCCAGCCGAGGACGAGCCTCATGGGCGGCAGCCCAAGTTCAGCCGCAGCGTCCCCACATCCAGCGAGGAGAGGCCGCGGCGCCGCCCGGGGAGACCCCGCAAGTGTCCTCGCCTGGAGGACGTGCCTCAGGACGTGCCCGAAG GAGGGGACACAGAGCCCTTGGTGACGTCCCAGAGCACGCCGAGCCGCGAGCTGCAGAACTCGGAAGCAGCTAGTTCCTCTGGCCTGGAGAACGGGACCAGCGAGAGCCTGGCGGAGCCCAGCATCAGCCAGTCTGACTCAGAGAACAAGGACCCTTCCTCCAACATGAGCCCCGAGGAGGCAGACGTGCTCCCCAGGCGGCGCGGGCGGCCCTCCCGCCGCTTCCTGGGCAAAAAATACCGCAAGTACATGGGGCGCAG GTACTACTACAAGTCGCCCAAGCCCCTGATGAGGCCCTACCTGTGCCGGATCTGCGGCTCACGCTTCCTCACACACGATGATCTGCGTTTCCACGTCAACTCGCACGAGGCCAACAACCCGCAGCTCTTCAAGTGTCTGCAGTGCAGCTACCGCTCCCGCCGCTGGTCCTCCCTCAAG GAGCACATGTTCAACCATGCGGGCAGCAAGCCCTACAAGTGCGAGGAGTGCAATTACACCAGCGTGTACAAGAAGGATGTCATCCGGCACTCCACGGTGCACAGCCGGGACAG gaaaaaaagagctgatCCG cccccaAAGCTGAACTCCTTCCCATGCCCCGTGTGCAACCGCATCTACCCCATGCAGAAGAGGCTCACCCAGCACATGAAGACACACAGCACGGAGAAGCCACACATGTGTGACAAG TGCGGGAAGTCCTTCAAGAAGCGCTACACCTTCAAGATGCACCTTCTGACACACATCCAGGCCATTGCCAACCGCAG GTTCAAGTGTGAGTTCTGTGACTATGTCTGCGAGGACAAGAAGGTCCTGCTGAACCACCAGCTGTCACACATGAACGACAAGCCCTACAAGTGCAGCTTCTGCAAGTACTCCACCTTCCGGGAGGACTTCCTGGTGTCGCACATGGCTGTCAAGCACACAG GAGGGAAGCCGTTTGCTTGTGAGTTCTGCCACTTCACCACCAAGCACAAGAAGAACCTGCGGCTCCACGTGCACTGCCGCCACGCCGAGTCCTTCGAGGAGTGGGCAAAGATGCACCCCGAGGAGCCGCcgtgccgccgccgccccttCTTCACCCTGCAGCAGATCgaggagctgaagcagcagcacagccaggtcCAGGCCCCGGCTGAGCCAGAGGCCAGCCCGCCA GAACCTGTTGGGCCTGCCACCTACCGCACGGTCCAGGCCCTCGCGGGAGCAGAGCCCCCCATCCTCTCGCAGGATTCCCTGGGAGGGGCCACCATCATCTACGAACAAG ACGTGGCTGGATCTGCAGAGCTGGCCACGCAGACTGCCCTGGATCtcctgctgaacatgagcaCTCAGCGAGAGCTGGCCACGGGCTCGCTGCAG gTGGCTGTGGTGAAGCAGGATGATTCTGGAGAGGCGCCGGTCTCCTGTGAGCCCCAGGCacaggaggagggggaagaggcaGACTctaaggagcagcagcagcagaagttgtTGACACTGCACATGGTGGAGCCTGGGGAGACATTGGTGCAGGAGGCTTATGAGGAGGCAACCCTGGATggctcagagctgcagcagatcaCTATCCCCTTTGGTGGGACGACAGAGTACAGCATCATCACACCCATCAGTGAGGAGATTCAGGCTCCTGGCACGCTGTACAG TGAGGAGGAGGGCCCCGTGGAGACCTCTGAGGCGGTGGTTGTGAGCGAGGCTGTGATGGCAGAGGAGGATCTGAAGGGCCGTAGCAATCCCTGTCTTGTGTCGCCCAGCGCTGCAGGGAGCCAGTTCCAGCACGCAGAG CCCCTTGGGGACGCCGCCTTCCCCTCGCCTGCGGAGCGCCAGGAGGCCGACGTCAAGTGGCCACTCGTGCAGTGTGTCACCAGTCAGCTCCAGAAGGACTCGGCTTTATCCCCAGCCTCTGAGGGGCAGGAAAGCTCATCCCCAAAGGTCAAGTGGCCTGCGCTCCAAGGCACAGCCAAGAAGCTCTCGTGCAAGGTTTCCACAGCCAAGAAGCTCTCGTGCAAGATTTCCACAGCCAAAAAGTTTTCATGCAAAATTTGCACAGCCATGTTCACAGGGAGAGCAGAAATGGAGAGTCACAAGAGAGCCCACGTTGGGCCCAGCACCTTCAAGTGTCCCGACTGTCCATTCACTGCAGCCCTGTGGCCAGAGGTTCGG AGCCACATGGTCCAGCACGCCAGCCTTCGGCCACACAAGTGCAGCCACTGCAGCTTCGCCTCCAAGAACAAGAAGGACCTGCGCAGGCACATGCTGACACACACCAACGAGAAGCCCTTTGCCTGCCCGGTCTGTGGGCAGAG gtTCAACCGTAACGGGCACCTCAAGTTCCACATGCAGCGTTTGCACAGCTCGGAGGGGAAAAGGCCAGGGgcacctgcagctgctgccccacagaCCATCATACTGAAAAGCGAAGAGGACACACTGGCCACCCTGCAGA ctgctctgcagtccGGCCAGGCGGTGCTGGCTCCGGAGCGGCTGCAGCAGGCTCTGGGGCAGGAGCACATCATCGTCACGCAGGGGCAGAGTGTCGCTAGCCAG GAGGAGGCTGCGTACATCCAGGAGATCACAACTGCTGATGGACAGACAGTGCAGCACTTGGTGACCTCTGACAACCAG GTTCAGTACATCATTGCCCAGGACAGTGTACAGCATTTGCTTCCCCACGAGTATGTTGTTGTCCCAGGGGGACATCACATCCAG GTACAGGATGGTCAGATCACCCACATCCAATACGAGCAGGGCAGCCAGTTCCTGCAGGAGCCGCAG GACCTTCCTGTCCTCTCGTCCCCGCAGATCCAGTACATGCCAGTCTcgcctgagcagcagctggtCACACAGGCACAGCTGGAAGCAGCGGCACACTCAGCAGTCTCAG CAGTGGCTGACGCGGCCATGGCCCAGGCGCAGGGGGTGTTCACGGCTGAGGCGGCAGCCGagcagatgcagcagctgcaggaggggatCCACTACGACGTCATCACGCTGACGGACTAG
- the ZNF335 gene encoding zinc finger protein 335 isoform X5: MEENAVQSSSDAAPQAAREEPSESGLGVGTSEAVSADSSDAASAPGPLSRADDTGVGQSSDSSGVSLEEVSESSSSTDAIPRIYLPDSSSVAQSTLVSSVSTVSQSIMVSESPQVLVHSSVITDGTTVVSDSTASTSSDLGSAIDKIIESTIGPDIIQSCIAVTSAEDGGAETTQYLILHGPDDGAPIVSQMATSALANSLAIEAVADGPTSTCLDQPGPSDPSEQLEVLELPAQPGQAQEVDGEEELDQPDMETLEEMMEVVVVQQFKCKMCQYKSISKKTLINHMKERHFQPAGSAVALKKGHPQKGESVPKTTEEEVPEEEDDDDIMDAGAIDDPEEDSDYNPAEDEPHGRQPKFSRSVPTSSEERPRRRPGRPRKCPRLEDVPQDVPEGGDTEPLVTSQSTPSRELQNSEAASSSGLENGTSESLAEPSISQSDSENKDPSSNMSPEEADVLPRRRGRPSRRFLGKKYRKYMGRRYYYKSPKPLMRPYLCRICGSRFLTHDDLRFHVNSHEANNPQLFKCLQCSYRSRRWSSLKEHMFNHAGSKPYKCEECNYTSVYKKDVIRHSTVHSRDRKKRADPPPKLNSFPCPVCNRIYPMQKRLTQHMKTHSTEKPHMCDKCGKSFKKRYTFKMHLLTHIQAIANRRFKCEFCDYVCEDKKVLLNHQLSHMNDKPYKCSFCKYSTFREDFLVSHMAVKHTGGKPFACEFCHFTTKHKKNLRLHVHCRHAESFEEWAKMHPEEPPCRRRPFFTLQQIEELKQQHSQVQAPAEPEASPPEPVGPATYRTVQALAGAEPPILSQDSLGGATIIYEQDVAGSAELATQTALDLLLNMSTQRELATGSLQVAVVKQDDSGEAPVSCEPQAQEEGEEADSKEQQQQKLLTLHMVEPGETLVQEAYEEATLDGSELQQITIPFGGTTEYSIITPISEEIQAPGTLYSEEEGPVETSEAVVVSEAVMAEEDLKGRSNPCLVSPSAAGSQFQHAEPLGDAAFPSPAERQEADVKWPLVQCVTSQLQKDSALSPASEGQESSSPKVKWPALQGTAKKLSCKVSTAKKLSCKISTAKKFSCKICTAMFTGRAEMESHKRAHVGPSTFKCPDCPFTAALWPEVRSHMVQHASLRPHKCSHCSFASKNKKDLRRHMLTHTNEKPFACPVCGQRFNRNGHLKFHMQRLHSSEGKRPGAPAAAAPQTIILKSEEDTLATLQTALQSGQAVLAPERLQQALGQEHIIVTQGQSVASQEEAAYIQEITTADGQTVQHLVTSDNQVQYIIAQDSVQHLLPHEYVVVPGGHHIQVQDGQITHIQYEQGSQFLQEPQIQYMPVSPEQQLVTQAQLEAAAHSAVSAVADAAMAQAQGVFTAEAAAEQMQQLQEGIHYDVITLTD; encoded by the exons ATGGAGGAGAATGCGGTGCAGAGCAGCAGCGACGCGGCCCCGCAGGCGGCGCGGGAGGAGCCCTCCGAGAGCGGGCTGGGCGTCGGGACCTCGGAGGCCGTGTCAGCGGACAGCAGCGACGCTGCCTCGGCCCCCGGACCCCTCTCCCGAGCGGACGACACCGGCGTGGGCCAGAGCTCCGACAGCAGCGGGGTCTCCTTG GAAGAGGTGTcagagagcagctccagcacagatGCCATTCCCCGGATTTACCTGCCAGATTCATCCTCTGTCGCCCAGTCCACCTTGGTCTCCAGTGTCTCCACTGTGAGCCAGTCCATCATGGTGTCAGAGTCCCCACAAGTCCTGGTACATTCCAGTGTCATCACTGACGGAACCACTGTCGTGTCGGACTCCACTGCGTCCACCTCCTCGGACCTGGGTTCTGCCATTGACAAAATCATCGAGTCCACGATCGGGCCTGACATCATCCAGA gcTGCATTGCCGTGACCAGTGCAGAGGATGGTGGGGCAGAGACTACCCAGTACCTCATCCTGCACGGCCCTGATGATG GTGCCCCCATAGTGTCTCAGATGGCCACTTCTGCACTGGCTAATAGCTTGGCGATAGAAGCTGTTGCTGATGGACCGACCTCCACATGCCTTGACCAGCCCGGCCCTTCAGACCCTTCTGAGCAGCTGGAAGTGctggagctgccagcacagccaggtCAGGCCCAAGAGGTGGATGGTGAGGAGGAGCTGGACCAGCCGGACATGGAGACCCTGGAAGAGAtgatggaggtggtggtggtgcagcAGTTCAAGTGCAAGATGTGTCAGTACAAGAGCATCTCCAAGAAAACGCTGATTAACCACATGAAAGAGCGGCACTTCCAGCCAG CAGGTTCAGCTGTGGCTTTGAAGAAAGGACATCCACAAAAGGGGGAATCTGTGCCAAAGACTACGGAGGAGGAGGTCccagaagaggaagatgatgatgatatCATGGATGCTGGTGCTATCGATGACCCTGAAG AGGACAGTGACTACAACCCAGCCGAGGACGAGCCTCATGGGCGGCAGCCCAAGTTCAGCCGCAGCGTCCCCACATCCAGCGAGGAGAGGCCGCGGCGCCGCCCGGGGAGACCCCGCAAGTGTCCTCGCCTGGAGGACGTGCCTCAGGACGTGCCCGAAG GAGGGGACACAGAGCCCTTGGTGACGTCCCAGAGCACGCCGAGCCGCGAGCTGCAGAACTCGGAAGCAGCTAGTTCCTCTGGCCTGGAGAACGGGACCAGCGAGAGCCTGGCGGAGCCCAGCATCAGCCAGTCTGACTCAGAGAACAAGGACCCTTCCTCCAACATGAGCCCCGAGGAGGCAGACGTGCTCCCCAGGCGGCGCGGGCGGCCCTCCCGCCGCTTCCTGGGCAAAAAATACCGCAAGTACATGGGGCGCAG GTACTACTACAAGTCGCCCAAGCCCCTGATGAGGCCCTACCTGTGCCGGATCTGCGGCTCACGCTTCCTCACACACGATGATCTGCGTTTCCACGTCAACTCGCACGAGGCCAACAACCCGCAGCTCTTCAAGTGTCTGCAGTGCAGCTACCGCTCCCGCCGCTGGTCCTCCCTCAAG GAGCACATGTTCAACCATGCGGGCAGCAAGCCCTACAAGTGCGAGGAGTGCAATTACACCAGCGTGTACAAGAAGGATGTCATCCGGCACTCCACGGTGCACAGCCGGGACAG gaaaaaaagagctgatCCG cccccaAAGCTGAACTCCTTCCCATGCCCCGTGTGCAACCGCATCTACCCCATGCAGAAGAGGCTCACCCAGCACATGAAGACACACAGCACGGAGAAGCCACACATGTGTGACAAG TGCGGGAAGTCCTTCAAGAAGCGCTACACCTTCAAGATGCACCTTCTGACACACATCCAGGCCATTGCCAACCGCAG GTTCAAGTGTGAGTTCTGTGACTATGTCTGCGAGGACAAGAAGGTCCTGCTGAACCACCAGCTGTCACACATGAACGACAAGCCCTACAAGTGCAGCTTCTGCAAGTACTCCACCTTCCGGGAGGACTTCCTGGTGTCGCACATGGCTGTCAAGCACACAG GAGGGAAGCCGTTTGCTTGTGAGTTCTGCCACTTCACCACCAAGCACAAGAAGAACCTGCGGCTCCACGTGCACTGCCGCCACGCCGAGTCCTTCGAGGAGTGGGCAAAGATGCACCCCGAGGAGCCGCcgtgccgccgccgccccttCTTCACCCTGCAGCAGATCgaggagctgaagcagcagcacagccaggtcCAGGCCCCGGCTGAGCCAGAGGCCAGCCCGCCA GAACCTGTTGGGCCTGCCACCTACCGCACGGTCCAGGCCCTCGCGGGAGCAGAGCCCCCCATCCTCTCGCAGGATTCCCTGGGAGGGGCCACCATCATCTACGAACAAG ACGTGGCTGGATCTGCAGAGCTGGCCACGCAGACTGCCCTGGATCtcctgctgaacatgagcaCTCAGCGAGAGCTGGCCACGGGCTCGCTGCAG gTGGCTGTGGTGAAGCAGGATGATTCTGGAGAGGCGCCGGTCTCCTGTGAGCCCCAGGCacaggaggagggggaagaggcaGACTctaaggagcagcagcagcagaagttgtTGACACTGCACATGGTGGAGCCTGGGGAGACATTGGTGCAGGAGGCTTATGAGGAGGCAACCCTGGATggctcagagctgcagcagatcaCTATCCCCTTTGGTGGGACGACAGAGTACAGCATCATCACACCCATCAGTGAGGAGATTCAGGCTCCTGGCACGCTGTACAG TGAGGAGGAGGGCCCCGTGGAGACCTCTGAGGCGGTGGTTGTGAGCGAGGCTGTGATGGCAGAGGAGGATCTGAAGGGCCGTAGCAATCCCTGTCTTGTGTCGCCCAGCGCTGCAGGGAGCCAGTTCCAGCACGCAGAG CCCCTTGGGGACGCCGCCTTCCCCTCGCCTGCGGAGCGCCAGGAGGCCGACGTCAAGTGGCCACTCGTGCAGTGTGTCACCAGTCAGCTCCAGAAGGACTCGGCTTTATCCCCAGCCTCTGAGGGGCAGGAAAGCTCATCCCCAAAGGTCAAGTGGCCTGCGCTCCAAGGCACAGCCAAGAAGCTCTCGTGCAAGGTTTCCACAGCCAAGAAGCTCTCGTGCAAGATTTCCACAGCCAAAAAGTTTTCATGCAAAATTTGCACAGCCATGTTCACAGGGAGAGCAGAAATGGAGAGTCACAAGAGAGCCCACGTTGGGCCCAGCACCTTCAAGTGTCCCGACTGTCCATTCACTGCAGCCCTGTGGCCAGAGGTTCGG AGCCACATGGTCCAGCACGCCAGCCTTCGGCCACACAAGTGCAGCCACTGCAGCTTCGCCTCCAAGAACAAGAAGGACCTGCGCAGGCACATGCTGACACACACCAACGAGAAGCCCTTTGCCTGCCCGGTCTGTGGGCAGAG gtTCAACCGTAACGGGCACCTCAAGTTCCACATGCAGCGTTTGCACAGCTCGGAGGGGAAAAGGCCAGGGgcacctgcagctgctgccccacagaCCATCATACTGAAAAGCGAAGAGGACACACTGGCCACCCTGCAGA ctgctctgcagtccGGCCAGGCGGTGCTGGCTCCGGAGCGGCTGCAGCAGGCTCTGGGGCAGGAGCACATCATCGTCACGCAGGGGCAGAGTGTCGCTAGCCAG GAGGAGGCTGCGTACATCCAGGAGATCACAACTGCTGATGGACAGACAGTGCAGCACTTGGTGACCTCTGACAACCAG GTTCAGTACATCATTGCCCAGGACAGTGTACAGCATTTGCTTCCCCACGAGTATGTTGTTGTCCCAGGGGGACATCACATCCAG GTACAGGATGGTCAGATCACCCACATCCAATACGAGCAGGGCAGCCAGTTCCTGCAGGAGCCGCAG ATCCAGTACATGCCAGTCTcgcctgagcagcagctggtCACACAGGCACAGCTGGAAGCAGCGGCACACTCAGCAGTCTCAG CAGTGGCTGACGCGGCCATGGCCCAGGCGCAGGGGGTGTTCACGGCTGAGGCGGCAGCCGagcagatgcagcagctgcaggaggggatCCACTACGACGTCATCACGCTGACGGACTAG